The Triticum aestivum cultivar Chinese Spring chromosome 6D, IWGSC CS RefSeq v2.1, whole genome shotgun sequence genomic sequence GCGCATATATTTACGGATGTAGTTCATGTAATATAACCTGATCAGGGGGACCCAACTCaaattctccttttttttctccttttctatttttttcttctggaGAGAAATAAAGCCATAGTTCTCAAAACAATTTTAACATGTGAGCACATAAGACCTAACTTGGGTTTACCCGGCTTCTCCTATTTGGTGCGTAGGTCGCGCATTAGTGACCTAGCGCGTACCCTCTGGAGCGCTTGATCCTCTGTTTGGGCTGGCCCATTTTGGGTTTCTTCCCCTCCGGTTTTCGGAAGGCTCTAAGcatccccccccccttttcctttgttttttcttccATTATTTCTTTGTTTtaccttttcttttgttttcctttttcttttttcccttttcttttcattttcccttttttttgctttcttttacttTCATTTTTGGGAGCATTTtctaaaatttatgaacattttttaaatcattAATATTTTCCGAATTGGTGAATTTTTTAAGAAAATTCGTCAACATTTTAATAAGATTTTAATCGTGAACATTCACCATATAGAGGATGGGATCCTGAACGAGTACCTCTACCATTAGCTTTCTTTTTAATCATACTTCTGGTCTAACCCTACAGGAGCATGGGAAAAAAATATCATGCTTTGCTATGTGGTGGGTATGTGATGTTGATTTCAGATGTGAACCAATATGTGCGTGTTGTTTATATGAACGGTGTCCACGGAAATCTAGCACTACAAAACAGGGGGGTATTGGTGGACGCCAGTAGCAGTGTGAGTACCAGTTCGACGTTAACAATTATTCTACAGTAGAAGCCATTTCGACCAGATAACCCTACGGCTGGAGACGGTGGAGAGACAGTGAGATCTGCATGTGCATACTACTTGTACAGTGAGAGAATATCATATTCTTTCTCTCCCTACCATTACCAATATTGAAGCCAAGTAATTTCCTCCTCAGTCAGTAAAACTATTATGTAGTTTCTTCAGCAGAAATATGTAGTGTTCACGACATACTTTCTTGGCATATACGCAACACGGACAGAGACTACTTAACTGCAAATTAAGAAGCTGATTTCCTAGAAAAAATTAAGAAGCTGATTACCTAGAAAAAAAAGACCTTCAGGTCAGGATGAAGCAACTAGGCAGAATATACTTCAGCAGAACTTGTTGTATGCATTGGATGAAGTAGAGGGCGTGGCCCGTGGGTGTACTCTCCTTTTCAAGGAAAGAATAAAACTACCAGGCATAATTATTTGtgaacaaaaatattatcttattcgCATCGCTACTTAGTAGGAAGTCGCTTTCTGCATCACAAAATGATGCCATACACTGCTTACAACCCATAGATTTTACAACAGGTTATCATTGGATGCAAAATGATTACATTTCTGCTTCTGAATCCTAGGCCTCTTGTAGTTGTACCCCAAAGGCCTTACGGATTTCAGCAATGATGTGGCCAGACACATCAGGACCAAACATCCTAGGCAAATTTGCAGTTAGGTCGACCTCGATTGATTTCAATCTTACAGCTTGGTCCCTCTTGATCATGATCTCCCTTTCGGCCTCTTCCATTTCGGAGGTGTCACGAGCGCAACTATGAAGCCAGATTTGAAGAACCTCCTTCACAGCTGATGCCAGATGACCACACACTATCTCTTCCAAGGTACCCTCCCCTCCTTGCCCGCAGTCGATGGTGACCGACACCGCTGTTGGAGAACATGCACTGCGCACAAAGAGCGACGGCGACCGGTATGGACGGGTTTGTGGCAATTCTTCGATCTTCTCACGTTGCTTGTCCAAGCAAGTATGTTCATAGTACTTGTGGAGGTACTCCGGGTGGAGAGCGAGGTCTTTCCGTGGGAGCAGATCAAGAATCACAACCATTGAAGTTGGGCTGCCTTGTATGAACTCCATGAGGAAATGTGGTGCATCCGTCAAGGCATTTAGGAAAATAAGAACCGACGTAATGTCGATTGCGCCATTTGGGACTTTGCAGTGAAGTGACGAGTGCAGCATGAAATCAATCTGTAGACAAGAAATTATAACATTTAAAGCGTACAAATTTTTGTCATAACTTGGATTATAGATCTTTGTTTGTATGGTTGTCAAAATGGGGGAAATATAGTGGTTTTCTTTGCTCCTATGTAGGCACACTCGCTATCCGTACTGTCCATCCATGTGCTGAATTTTTGGGATCCACGGAAGTTTTTTTTAATAGACCCATGGGAGTTGTGGTGTAAACTTAATTGCAGACATGTGTTGTGCAGTCGTGCTATTGGTTGCTAATTTTGGGCTGGCCACACCAtaccaaaatataagatgtttttgcagtttAATTTAAATTAAAAAAATATCTTATATTTTAGTAccgaggtagtagttttttttaaatgTAGGATGTACCCTCGACCTCTGCATCTGCGCGATgtatgcagccattttattaattatttataaAGCCCTTACAAGATAATACATCAGTAGCCTGAAGCCACTATCTTGGCAACACCTGTCGTTACTCCTATCCCggtgatgaaggggtgccgaatgtccgatCCTAATACCAAACAGATATCGCACCAACACCTAACATCTAATGCCGGATGCCCCATCCAAGCTACAATACCTAGACTAGGTTACACACCGGTTCGGCGCACTTTCAGTGGGAACCACATGCGCACGCTGCAAGGGCCATCACCTCCTTCATCCATCGATCCATCCTCAGATTAGATACTGACGCATCGACCTTCCAGGCCTCTCTACCATCGACGCCACCACAACGCAAGACATCGTCGTCCTCCTGCATGAGTCCATCGCCACccatcggacgccgagtctccactgcgccatgccGCCAAGATCCACCACCATCaaggtgtaggatgaagcaccgctccaccacctACCAACGCCCAACCACCAAGCCATCCACACGTCCGTCCAGCCGATGAATGTCTCCACAGATGATGCCCCCAAGCGGGTGACGACTAAGACGTCGCCATAATCTGGTCTAGGAGGTCCCTCAACGCCTCCAACGAGGGGTACGATGCCCACGGCCGCCGTCGTCAATGGTAGGCTCCTCCAGATATGAGGTTTCCCCTGGAAACAATGGAGTGAGGGACGCCATCACCATCGCCTCCAACGAGGAAAACGACACCCATGGGCGACGCCGACGATGGTGGCATCCTCACCCACTTCAGCAGCTAGgccaccatctcctcctccacTTGATCCGCCGTTGGGAAGCCACTGCGAGGCAACACCCTACCAGATCCCTTTGGACCGATGATGAAAACAGCCAAAGATAGAGGAGGTCACATCGTTGCGTGACCGGTGCCATGGCCACACACACGTCGTCTCGTGGCGCCCGCTCAAGATCCACCGTCACAGCCACGCCTCCAAGCCACGACAGAgggacgccccgccgccgccatcatccGCCCGCACGGGCTTTTCCCAGtcgagatccggcggcggcgggaggggaggcagaggggaggggaggcggatgggATCTGGAGGGGAGAGATCTGAGGTAGTAGTAGACAACAACTACACACGTGAGAGTGAGAAAGAAAGTTGCATAGTAAATTGAAGACAAAGAAGCAGTATGAGAATATGAGACACAAGAGAGGAAAAGACAGAGAGAAAATCCAAATGTAGTGTTTGGTCTGTGTAACAAAATATGTTCAGAGCTCTTGATCTATCTAAAGACCAAAGTCTTTTCGAAACATTCTAAAGACTGAAGTAGATTGGAATTGGACAGTGGCGATGAGTGTACCTACATGAGTCTCATCTACCACTTTCCCTTTGTATAAGTGTGCCAGGCCACCTTGATAACTCTATTCTTCCTTTGTTCCTacatataagtttttttagagatttcaatataaagCAAAATGAATAAACCTgtactctaaagtatgtctatatacattcatatgtagtccatattaagatctcttaaaagacttatatttagaaacagagggagtaagaTGTGTTGTTCTTCAGCGAGCTACTAATTCCAGGTAACTTCAGTTCAGGCGTGATGAGTTTTGTCCATGAGGAACGGAGGGATATTGCAGTAGGAACAGGGATGTAATGGAGAGAGAAAGTACCGACGAGGCAGGCGCGCCTCGGCGCAAGTCCAGCGTGCCGACGGCGGTCCCAGCGCTGTTCCGGAAGTCGGCTACGTCGGCGGGCACGGCCGAGGGCAGCAGCGGCACGGCTGCCGCCGCCTCGGCTGCCAGCGCTTGCGCTACCTCCCGGTGCGCCAGCGTCGACGGCAGCGTTACCTCCTGCTGCACCAGCGGCATGCACGCGCGCACGGTGGTGCTCGACCTTCTGCCCCTGAGAGGCGGAGCCGTGCCGCAGCGGAGGCGGGAGATGGTAGGGAGCGAGGGCGCAGCCACAGAGACACAGGTCGCTGGCCGGAGCATGGCACTCTCGACTGCGTGGACAACGAGATGTCAAATACGGCTATCAATCCACGCCGAGCAGATGGCAGCTTAAAATCACATCACATGTGATACCAGACGAATGGCCAGGTGACACCAAGCTGGTCCATATATCGTGCAGCTGCAAGGCACCCCGTGAAGGCAAGGTACTCCTGATTCCTGACGTGAACGTGCTGCTACCAGGCGGGCGAAAACACCTCGTGAATACGTACAAACACGTAGCTTCAGTGTGGCCGTACTAATACTATGCATATGCAGAGCCCCCTGTCTCCCC encodes the following:
- the LOC123142922 gene encoding red chlorophyll catabolite reductase, with the translated sequence MLRPATCVSVAAPSLPTISRLRCGTAPPLRGRRSSTTVRACMPLVQQEVTLPSTLAHREVAQALAAEAAAAVPLLPSAVPADVADFRNSAGTAVGTLDLRRGAPASSIDFMLHSSLHCKVPNGAIDITSVLIFLNALTDAPHFLMEFIQGSPTSMVVILDLLPRKDLALHPEYLHKYYEHTCLDKQREKIEELPQTRPYRSPSLFVRSACSPTAVSVTIDCGQGGEGTLEEIVCGHLASAVKEVLQIWLHSCARDTSEMEEAEREIMIKRDQAVRLKSIEVDLTANLPRMFGPDVSGHIIAEIRKAFGVQLQEA